Proteins encoded together in one Mastomys coucha isolate ucsf_1 unplaced genomic scaffold, UCSF_Mcou_1 pScaffold16, whole genome shotgun sequence window:
- the Celf3 gene encoding CUGBP Elav-like family member 3 isoform X3 — protein MNRPIQVKPADSESRGDRKLFVGMLGKQQTDEDVRKMFEPFGTIDECTVLRGPDGTSKGCAFVKFQTHAEAQAAINTLHSSRTLPGASSSLVVKFADTEKERGLRRMQQVATQLGMFSPIALQFGAYSAYTQALMQQQAALVAAHSAYLSPMATMAAVQMQHMAAINANGLIATPITPSSGTSTPPAIAATPVSAIPAALGVNGYSPVPTQPTGQPAPDALYPNGVHPYPAQSPAAPVDPLQQAYAGMQHYTAAYPAAYSLVAPAFPQPPPALVAQQPPPPPQQQQQQQQQQQQREGPDGCNIFIYHLPQEFTDSEILQMFVPFGHVISAKVFVDRATNQSKCFGFVSFDNPASAQAAIQAMNGFQIGMKRLKVQLKRPKDANRPY, from the exons ATGAACAGGCCGATCCAGGTCAAGCCAGCCGACAGCGAGAGTCGAGGAG ACCGGAAGCTCTTTGTGGGCATGCTAGGAAAGCAGCAGACAGATGAGGATGTCCGGAAGATGTTTGAACCATTTGGGACTATAGACGAGTGCACTGTGCTCCGAGGGCCAGACGGTACCAGCAAAG GCTGTGCCTTTGTGAAGTTCCAGACTCACGCTGAGGCCCAGGCAGCCATCAACACCCTTCACAGCAGCCGGACCCTGCCG GGTGCCTCATCCAGCCTGGTGGTAAAGTTTGCTGACACAGAGAAGGAGCGGGGTCTCCGTCGGATGCAGCAGGTGGCTACCCAGCTGGGCATGTTCAGCCCTATCGCCCTCCAGTTTGGAGCCTACAGCGCCTATACCCAGGCC CTGATGCAGCAGCAGGCGGCCCTGGTAGCAGCTCACAGTGCCTACCTCAGCCCTATGGCCACCATGGCTGCCGTGCAGATGCAGCACATGGCTGCCATCAATGCCAATGGCCTCATTGCCACCCCCATCACTCCATCCTCAG GAACCAGCACCCCTCCTGCCATTGCTGCCACGCCCGTCTCTGCCATCCCTGCTGCCTTGGGCGTCAACGGCTACAGCCCGGTGCCCACCCAGCCCACAGGGCAGCCTGCCCCTGATGCTCTGTATCCCAACGGGGTTCACCCTTACCCAG CCCAGAGCCCGGCAGCCCCTGTGGACCCTCTCCAGCAGGCCTATGCAGGAATGCAGCACTACACAG CAGCCTACCCTGCAGCCTACAGCCTGGTTGCACCTGCGTTCCCGCAGCCTCCTCCAGCCCTGGTTGCCCAgcagcccccaccaccacctcagcagcaacagcagcagcagcagcaacagcagcaacggGAAG GCCCTGATGGCTGCAACATCTTCATCTACCACCTGCCCCAGGAGTTCacagactcagagatcctccaGATGTTTGTCCCTTTTGGTCATGTCATCTCAGCCAAAGTCTTTGTTGACCGGGCCACCAATCAGAGCAAATGCTTTG GCTTTGTGAGTTTCGACAATCCGGCCAGTGCCCAGGCTGCCATCCAGGCTATGAACGGTTTCCAGATTGGCATGAAGCGCCTCAAAGTCCAGCTAAAGCGGCCTAAGGATGCAAACAGGCCCTACTAA
- the Celf3 gene encoding CUGBP Elav-like family member 3 isoform X1: MNRPIQVKPADSESRGEDRKLFVGMLGKQQTDEDVRKMFEPFGTIDECTVLRGPDGTSKGCAFVKFQTHAEAQAAINTLHSSRTLPGASSSLVVKFADTEKERGLRRMQQVATQLGMFSPIALQFGAYSAYTQALMQQQAALVAAHSAYLSPMATMAAVQMQHMAAINANGLIATPITPSSGTSTPPAIAATPVSAIPAALGVNGYSPVPTQPTGQPAPDALYPNGVHPYPDEALSAERSAGGVPNMSQAHSWLVMLSAAQSPAAPVDPLQQAYAGMQHYTAAYPAAYSLVAPAFPQPPPALVAQQPPPPPQQQQQQQQQQQQREGPDGCNIFIYHLPQEFTDSEILQMFVPFGHVISAKVFVDRATNQSKCFGFVSFDNPASAQAAIQAMNGFQIGMKRLKVQLKRPKDANRPY; encoded by the exons ATGAACAGGCCGATCCAGGTCAAGCCAGCCGACAGCGAGAGTCGAGGAG AAGACCGGAAGCTCTTTGTGGGCATGCTAGGAAAGCAGCAGACAGATGAGGATGTCCGGAAGATGTTTGAACCATTTGGGACTATAGACGAGTGCACTGTGCTCCGAGGGCCAGACGGTACCAGCAAAG GCTGTGCCTTTGTGAAGTTCCAGACTCACGCTGAGGCCCAGGCAGCCATCAACACCCTTCACAGCAGCCGGACCCTGCCG GGTGCCTCATCCAGCCTGGTGGTAAAGTTTGCTGACACAGAGAAGGAGCGGGGTCTCCGTCGGATGCAGCAGGTGGCTACCCAGCTGGGCATGTTCAGCCCTATCGCCCTCCAGTTTGGAGCCTACAGCGCCTATACCCAGGCC CTGATGCAGCAGCAGGCGGCCCTGGTAGCAGCTCACAGTGCCTACCTCAGCCCTATGGCCACCATGGCTGCCGTGCAGATGCAGCACATGGCTGCCATCAATGCCAATGGCCTCATTGCCACCCCCATCACTCCATCCTCAG GAACCAGCACCCCTCCTGCCATTGCTGCCACGCCCGTCTCTGCCATCCCTGCTGCCTTGGGCGTCAACGGCTACAGCCCGGTGCCCACCCAGCCCACAGGGCAGCCTGCCCCTGATGCTCTGTATCCCAACGGGGTTCACCCTTACCCAG atgAGGCTCTGTCTGCTGAGAGAAGTGCTGGCGGGGTTCCCAATATGTCCCAGGCCCACTCATGGCTTGTGATGCTCTCTGCAGCCCAGAGCCCGGCAGCCCCTGTGGACCCTCTCCAGCAGGCCTATGCAGGAATGCAGCACTACACAG CAGCCTACCCTGCAGCCTACAGCCTGGTTGCACCTGCGTTCCCGCAGCCTCCTCCAGCCCTGGTTGCCCAgcagcccccaccaccacctcagcagcaacagcagcagcagcagcaacagcagcaacggGAAG GCCCTGATGGCTGCAACATCTTCATCTACCACCTGCCCCAGGAGTTCacagactcagagatcctccaGATGTTTGTCCCTTTTGGTCATGTCATCTCAGCCAAAGTCTTTGTTGACCGGGCCACCAATCAGAGCAAATGCTTTG GCTTTGTGAGTTTCGACAATCCGGCCAGTGCCCAGGCTGCCATCCAGGCTATGAACGGTTTCCAGATTGGCATGAAGCGCCTCAAAGTCCAGCTAAAGCGGCCTAAGGATGCAAACAGGCCCTACTAA